The nucleotide sequence GCTTCCTGCAATCCCGATTTCTTTTGCATTACACTGGCAGTTCTCATTAAAATCACAGTTGGTTGCCTGGCATCTTACGCTGATGTCTTTGCTGGGGCTGCCTGTCACTGCATTTGTCATGCTGTCCGTTCTCTCCCGAAAACTTTCACAGCAGGTCTCATTTGGTCTGGAAGCATCACGTCCGCCAATGGTGATATCTCCTTTGGAACAGAGATGTTCCTCGTTGTACATACAGTTTTTTACAGAACATTTTAACTGAGTCATTT is from Lachnospiraceae bacterium JLR.KK002 and encodes:
- a CDS encoding DUF1540 domain-containing protein, whose translation is MTQLKCSVKNCMYNEEHLCSKGDITIGGRDASRPNETCCESFRERTDSMTNAVTGSPSKDISVRCQATNCDFNENCQCNAKEIGIAGSNACSCGETECASFDCHCR